Proteins encoded in a region of the Manduca sexta isolate Smith_Timp_Sample1 chromosome 1, JHU_Msex_v1.0, whole genome shotgun sequence genome:
- the LOC115452598 gene encoding uncharacterized protein LOC115452598 isoform X2 produces the protein MKGFVVYICVFNLYLAFCNEMEFNFEDIINVKSYVYWPNATIPFYINPDHFDHEQSFAIMTALSMFAFKTCLKFVPVMVPPADDHHALVFVNPDGKRRCVMLTSGHSVFEPHTVILGYDCLKSPQIDMMIMRSLGFPFEHNKATRDLYVEVLMENIEPGAIELFTKESKLPLELRSLPYDPDSVMHFGIRDYSKNGHRTIIFKDHKTQQNRFTLTPIDLRKIEIVYGPECLKRDRQEKIELCQSYPGVARRKRSVEVEENKSLRVNPEITPPPDLNTTEIDEVLKELGIENDVQEIVDQVYKVTSLALSNARAKYCNNTKPDLRIGDIKLNRSSDILGIVEVVADYAKTMVDNALGNLTDFCESSKSIDAYQRARCPFYDESRCRQNYYKSTKSGPVRHSTQHRPVHWQSTKHESRGLRPQLHLRSDNDTDIRVKERKRRHVEDSDEVYSTRGLGRRAINKREAVNDGIDNAKVTDNANGTVIITDNIKMDLRMGTTVLGYKKDVYGGDRRDIDGRRYRFKKRKTTPEPEIEEDISEEVTEKVKTKPKNKIQVEIGKLKQKQERLVNKARFRPRPGRYHPKTIPLSKANKEFYDERKWPEGVVRYIISEENTKKYDLEDLRNRLEEVNSILRRKTCVKLLEISEDDAKKYKDYLVIDTSPDYVTGRVGGRQNFGSIELFRGGQHRQHAAMMAMAMLGFYFEVARHDRDKHIRVHMRHVRAGPRWFSNEVLRTKRGTSLRSRHFENQQRLRH, from the exons ATGAAGGGGTTCGTGGTGTAcatttgtgtatttaatttatatttggcattttgtaatgaaatggaatttaattttgaagata TAATAAATGTGAAAAGTTATGTGTACTGGCCGAACGCTACGATACCTTTCTACATAAACCCAGATCATTTTG ACCACGAACAGTCATTTGCGATTATGACGGCGCTGTCCATGTTCGCATTCAAGACTTGCCTGAAGTTCGTTCCTGTGATGGTGCCACCTGCTGACGACCACCATGCTCTAGTCTTCGTCAACCCTGACGGGAAGAGACGCTGTGTTATGCTTACAAGTGGACATTCGGTGTTCGAGCCGCAT ACGGTGATTCTTGGATACGACTGCCTTAAGTCTCCACAGATAGACATGATGATAATGAGGTCTCTGGGATTCCCTTTCGAGCACAACAAGGCGACTAGAGACCTCTACGTCGAAGTGTTGATGGAAAATATTGAACCAG GCGCTATAGAACTATTCACAAAGGAATCAAAACTACCGTTGGAGTTACGCAGTTTACCCTATGATCCAGACAGCGTGATGCATTTCGGCATCAGAGACTACAGTAAGAATGGACATAGGACTATCATTTTTAAG GACCACAAAACTCAACAAAACAGATTCACACTCACACCAATCGATTTGCGGAAGATAGAAATAGTCTACGGACCAGAATGTCTGAAACGAGATCGGCAAGAGAAGATAGAGCTCTGCCAGTCCTACCCAGGCGTAGCTAGAAGGAAACGCAGCGtagaagtagaagaaaataagaGCTTAAGAGTCAACCCTGAGATAACTCCGCCCCCTGATCTAAACACGACAGAAATCGACGAAGTTCTAAAAGAATTAGGCATTGAAAACGACGTGCAAGAAATTGTCGATCAGGTTTACAAAGTGACTTCCTTAGCCCTGAGCAATGCTAGAGCCAAATACTGCAATAACACAAAACCAGATTTAAGAATCGGTGATATTAAACTAAACAGAAGTTCTGACATACTAGGAATAGTAGAAGTTGTCGCCGACTACGCGAAAACCATGGTAGATAATGCATTAGGAAACTTAACAGATTTCTGCGAGAGTTCAAAATCGATTGACGCGTATCAACGGGCTAGATGCCCGTTCTACGACGAGAGTAGATGCAGGCAGAATTATTACAAATCTACTAAATCTGGACCAGTGCGACATTCGACCCAGCATAGACCCGTGCACTGGCAATCTACCAAACATGAAAGCAGAGGTCTAAGACCCCAATTGCATTTACGTAGTGATAATGACACTGATATAAGAGTTAAAGAACGAAAAAGAAGGCACGTAGAAGATTCTGATGAAGTGTATTCCACGCGAGGGTTGGGAAGAAGAGCGATTAATAAAAGAGAAGCTGTTAATGATGGCATAGATAATGCAAAAGTTACAGATAATGCGAATGGTACAGTAATTATTACAGATAATATAAAGATGGATTTAAGAATGGGAACGACTGTGTTGGGGTATAAAAAGGATGTGTATGGAGGCGACAGAAGAGATATAGACGGACGTAGATACAG atttaaaaaaaggaaaactaCACCCGAACCAGAGATCGAAGAAGACATATCGGAGGAAGTGACCGAAAAAGTCAAAACAAAgccaaaaaacaaaatacaggtAGAAATAGGGAAACTTAAGCAGAAACAAGAAAG attggTAAACAAAGCGAGATTCAGACCAAGGCCTGGAAGGTACCATCCGAAGACGATACCACTGTCAAAGGCTAATAAAGAGTTTTATGATGAACGAAAATGGCCAGAGGGAGTCGTCAGATATATTATTAGCGAAGAAAATACTAAGAAAT atgaTTTAGAAGACCTAAGGAACCGTCTGGAAGAAGTGAACAGCATACTTCGAAGGAAAACGTGTGTGAAGCTTCTAGAAATATCTGAAGATGATGCTAAGAAATACAAAGACTATTTAGTGATAGATACAAGCCCAGATTACGTCACAGGAAGGGTCGGAGGGAGGCAG AATTTCGGCAGCATCGAGCTCTTTCGCGGTGGACAACACCGCCAGCACGCGGCCATGATGGCCATGGCGATGTTAGGCTTCTACTTCGAAGTGGCGCGCCACGACCGCGACAAACACATCAGGGTTCACATGAGGCATGTCAGGGCTG GACCCAGATGGTTCAGTAATGAAGTCCTTAGGACAAAACGAGGAACTTCTCTCCGATCTAGACATTTTGAAAATCAACAGCGTCTACggcattaa
- the LOC115455199 gene encoding 28S ribosomal protein S35, mitochondrial, giving the protein MSLFIKHCRPGCISTTYNTKIWRLNSTTADTALKKGEEEEEFRVLDILKKKDRQQRKVARRTDIQPDRADRMAPDQNWGNVWPGPKTFHPSSVPLPLRQGYVPKGQSPPGKKANAELMKVPNFLHLTPPVIKSQCEALKQFCTEWPKLLNSEESIEKHYPMEVITSDYCHASPSIRNPLARVVTLRLKLSSLELDKHARDKFIRLVGERYDDQTDIVTITADRCPLRGQNTDYVNYLLTACYHESWNFEEWEKEKMEEDMEYYDYDKNASKKSLIDWYHRVRNEQKELSKDDYVVYDVKEIPNGEEYKTAVSNLMNQGESEETWRSYDVAVRNLFGLPQKVI; this is encoded by the exons ATGAGTTTATTTATCAAACACTGTCGTCCTGGCTGCATTTCGACcacatataatacaaaaatatggcGTTTAAATTCCACTACGGCGGATACAGCGCTCAAAAAAGGCGAGGAAGAGGAGGAATTCCGGGTTCTAGATATTTTGAAAAAGAAAGATCGTCAACAGAGAAAAGTCGCAAGAAGAACCGACATACAGCCAGATAGAGCCGATAGGATGGCACCAGACCAG AACTGGGGTAACGTCTGGCCAGGTCCGAAGACATTCCATCCGTCTTCTGTACCCCTCCCACTAAGACAAGGCTATGTCCCAAAAGGCCAATCACCACCAGGCAAGAAAGCGAACGCAGAACTCATGAAAGTGCCAAACTTCCTGCATTTAACACCACCAGTTATAAAAAGCCAGTGTGAAGCGCTGAAACAATTTTGCACGGAATGGCCAAAGCTTTTGAATTCCGAAGAGAGTATTGAAAAGCACTACCCAATGGAGGTCATAACATCAGATTATTGTCATGCCAGTCCATCTATAAGAAACCCTTTGGCTAGGGTTGTCACTCTGCGTCTAAAATTGTCTTCTTTAGAGTTAGACAAGCATGCCAGAGACAAGTTTATACGGTTGGTCGGAGAGAGATATGATGATCAGACAGATATAGTGACTATAACGGCAGATAGGTGCCCATTGCGCGGGCAGAATACTGATTATGTGAACTATCTTCTGACTGCATGCTATCACGAGTCCTGGAATTTTGAGGAGTGGGAGAAGGAAAAGATGGAAGAGGACATGGAATATTATGATTACGATAAAAATGCTTCGAAAAAGAGTTTGATTGATTGGTACCATAGAGTTCGAAATGAGCAGAAAGAGTTGAGCAAGGATGATTATGTTGTCTATGATGTTAAGGAGATACCCAATGGGGAGGAGTATAAGACGGCTGTATCGAATTTGATGAATCAAGGCGAGAGTGAGGAGACTTGGCGGAGTTATGATGTAGCTGTAAGAAACTTGTTTGGTTTACCGCAGAAGGTTAtttaa
- the LOC119193561 gene encoding putative aminopeptidase W07G4.4, with protein sequence MQCVRFFCKNIRLFSTLPKRSVKVTTLCTNYKQWHSIQRYRSDIMSFKEFKLYENVFIETNVLSNDYDAVVFILYPEDLKVPLPTHIGSFVDKISKIDKHIHKAATVWNCDYVSGGRLILAPTGKITPYHDARVVKDAALKGLIRALEAGAKKPLLVVQNIVYFPDCQLVAILGALEALYVPLQMRERDNTKNFLRIGFHAEEKRTEAFERVVRNAIALERSRVFARDIAGGDPERMAPAKIVEYVKESFNGDNNVKINVIDDDDVIAKDYPLLSAVSRAANRIDRHKPRVLEIIYSPSDVARVSETLMLVGKGVTYDTGGADIKISGKMAGMARDKCGAAAVAGFLKACSILKPPHLKVIGVLCLCRNSIGEDSYVADELLISKSGKTVRVTNTDAEGRFAMADALYKLAESASNELNPHLYTIATLTGHARACYGGYVAAMDNHSAKATNHSTKLQFSGSRISEPIEVSYVRPEDLAVNVGKSKGDDLLQVDMDTKCRHHQLAAGFLIKVSGLEDKNVKYTHLDIAGAAGSPPSEPTAVPILSLCHVHKVLL encoded by the coding sequence atgcagtgCGTACGTTTCTTCTGCAAAAACATTCGGCTTTTTTCCACATTACCGAAACGTTCGGtcaaagtgaccacactgtGTACTAATTATAAACAGTGGCATTCGATACAACGGTACCGAAGCGACATCATGTCTTTCAAGGAGTTTAAATTAtacgaaaatgtttttatcgaGACGAACGTCCTCTCCAACGATTACGACGCTGTGGTATTCATCTTATACCCTGAGGACTTAAAGGTGCCTTTACCAACGCACATCGGTAGCTTCGTGGACAAGATCTCGAAAATCGACAAGCACATACACAAAGCGGCAACTGTGTGGAACTGTGACTATGTTTCTGGTGGAAGGTTGATCCTCGCTCCTACTGGAAAGATAACACCATACCACGACGCGAGAGTTGTTAAAGATGCTGCCCTTAAAGGTCTGATTAGAGCTCTGGAAGCCGGAGCGAAGAAACCATTGTTAGTCGTGCAGAACATTGTTTACTTCCCCGATTGTCAATTGGTGGCTATTTTGGGAGCTTTAGAGGCATTGTACGTCCCCCTGCAGATGAGGGAAAGAGACAATACCAAGAATTTCTTAAGGATCGGTTTTCATGCTGAAGAAAAGCGTACTGAAGCCTTCGAAAGAGTTGTGAGGAACGCCATAGCGTTGGAAAGATCTAGAGTGTTCGCTCGTGACATCGCTGGAGGCGACCCTGAGAGGATGGCGCCTGCAAAGATAGTAGAATACGTCAAAGAGTCGTTCAACGGCGACAACAACGTAAAGATCAACGTCATTGACGATGATGATGTTATAGCGAAGGATTATCCGTTGCTATCCGCTGTATCGAGAGCAGCGAACAGGATTGACAGACATAAACCCAGAGTTCTTGAGATTATCTACTCGCCTTCAGATGTAGCAAGGGTTTCAGAGACCCTCATGCTGGTTGGTAAAGGAGTTACGTATGACACCGGCGGTGCTGATATCAAAATATCTGGCAAGATGGCGGGCATGGCGAGAGATAAATGTGGTGCTGCTGCGGTCGCAGGCTTTCTTAAAGCCTGTTCTATCCTCAAACCGCCTCATTTAAAAGTGATTGGGGTTCTGTGTCTTTGCAGGAACTCTATTGGTGAAGATTCGTACGTAGCTGATGAGTTATTGATATCTAAGAGTGGGAAGACTGTTCGAGTGACGAATACGGACGCTGAAGGAAGATTTGCGATGGCTGACGCTCTTTATAAGTTGGCAGAGTCTGCCAGTAATGAGCTAAACCCTCATTTGTATACCATAGCAACTCTAACTGGCCATGCTAGAGCCTGCTATGGTGGCTATGTGGCCGCCATGGATAATCACAGCGCGAAAGCCACAAACCATTCAACGAAATTACAGTTCAGTGGATCCCGGATTTCGGAACCAATCGAAGTGTCTTACGTAAGGCCTGAGGATCTGGCAGTCAACGTCGGCAAGTCCAAGGGCGACGATCTTCTCCAAGTGGACATGGATACGAAGTGCAGACATCACCAGCTCGCTGCTGGCTTTTTGATCAAGGTCAGCGGTTTGGAAGACAAGAATGTGAAGTATACCCATCTGGATATAGCTGGAGCGGCAGGGTCGCCACCTTCGGAGCCCACTGCGGTCCCAATTTTGAGCTTATGCCATGTGCACAAGGTTTTGTTATGA
- the LOC115452598 gene encoding uncharacterized protein LOC115452598 isoform X1, giving the protein MKGFVVYICVFNLYLAFCNEMEFNFEDIINVKSYVYWPNATIPFYINPDHFDHEQSFAIMTALSMFAFKTCLKFVPVMVPPADDHHALVFVNPDGKRRCVMLTSGHSVFEPHTVILGYDCLKSPQIDMMIMRSLGFPFEHNKATRDLYVEVLMENIEPGAIELFTKESKLPLELRSLPYDPDSVMHFGIRDYSKNGHRTIIFKDHKTQQNRFTLTPIDLRKIEIVYGPECLKRDRQEKIELCQSYPGVARRKRSVEVEENKSLRVNPEITPPPDLNTTEIDEVLKELGIENDVQEIVDQVYKVTSLALSNARAKYCNNTKPDLRIGDIKLNRSSDILGIVEVVADYAKTMVDNALGNLTDFCESSKSIDAYQRARCPFYDESRCRQNYYKSTKSGPVRHSTQHRPVHWQSTKHESRGLRPQLHLRSDNDTDIRVKERKRRHVEDSDEVYSTRGLGRRAINKREAVNDGIDNAKVTDNANGTVIITDNIKMDLRMGTTVLGYKKDVYGGDRRDIDGRRYRFKKRKTTPEPEIEEDISEEVTEKVKTKPKNKIQVEIGKLKQKQERLVNKARFRPRPGRYHPKTIPLSKANKEFYDERKWPEGVVRYIISEENTKKYDLEDLRNRLEEVNSILRRKTCVKLLEISEDDAKKYKDYLVIDTSPDYVTGRVGGRQNFGSIELFRGGQHRQHAAMMAMAMLGFYFEVARHDRDKHIRVHMRHVRADKLHHFEKIREDATFPLPYDYQSATHPAWQYWRKIGKTGISSVATYKEQDPDGSVMKSLGQNEELLSDLDILKINSVYGIKCFKNKSDNKDV; this is encoded by the exons ATGAAGGGGTTCGTGGTGTAcatttgtgtatttaatttatatttggcattttgtaatgaaatggaatttaattttgaagata TAATAAATGTGAAAAGTTATGTGTACTGGCCGAACGCTACGATACCTTTCTACATAAACCCAGATCATTTTG ACCACGAACAGTCATTTGCGATTATGACGGCGCTGTCCATGTTCGCATTCAAGACTTGCCTGAAGTTCGTTCCTGTGATGGTGCCACCTGCTGACGACCACCATGCTCTAGTCTTCGTCAACCCTGACGGGAAGAGACGCTGTGTTATGCTTACAAGTGGACATTCGGTGTTCGAGCCGCAT ACGGTGATTCTTGGATACGACTGCCTTAAGTCTCCACAGATAGACATGATGATAATGAGGTCTCTGGGATTCCCTTTCGAGCACAACAAGGCGACTAGAGACCTCTACGTCGAAGTGTTGATGGAAAATATTGAACCAG GCGCTATAGAACTATTCACAAAGGAATCAAAACTACCGTTGGAGTTACGCAGTTTACCCTATGATCCAGACAGCGTGATGCATTTCGGCATCAGAGACTACAGTAAGAATGGACATAGGACTATCATTTTTAAG GACCACAAAACTCAACAAAACAGATTCACACTCACACCAATCGATTTGCGGAAGATAGAAATAGTCTACGGACCAGAATGTCTGAAACGAGATCGGCAAGAGAAGATAGAGCTCTGCCAGTCCTACCCAGGCGTAGCTAGAAGGAAACGCAGCGtagaagtagaagaaaataagaGCTTAAGAGTCAACCCTGAGATAACTCCGCCCCCTGATCTAAACACGACAGAAATCGACGAAGTTCTAAAAGAATTAGGCATTGAAAACGACGTGCAAGAAATTGTCGATCAGGTTTACAAAGTGACTTCCTTAGCCCTGAGCAATGCTAGAGCCAAATACTGCAATAACACAAAACCAGATTTAAGAATCGGTGATATTAAACTAAACAGAAGTTCTGACATACTAGGAATAGTAGAAGTTGTCGCCGACTACGCGAAAACCATGGTAGATAATGCATTAGGAAACTTAACAGATTTCTGCGAGAGTTCAAAATCGATTGACGCGTATCAACGGGCTAGATGCCCGTTCTACGACGAGAGTAGATGCAGGCAGAATTATTACAAATCTACTAAATCTGGACCAGTGCGACATTCGACCCAGCATAGACCCGTGCACTGGCAATCTACCAAACATGAAAGCAGAGGTCTAAGACCCCAATTGCATTTACGTAGTGATAATGACACTGATATAAGAGTTAAAGAACGAAAAAGAAGGCACGTAGAAGATTCTGATGAAGTGTATTCCACGCGAGGGTTGGGAAGAAGAGCGATTAATAAAAGAGAAGCTGTTAATGATGGCATAGATAATGCAAAAGTTACAGATAATGCGAATGGTACAGTAATTATTACAGATAATATAAAGATGGATTTAAGAATGGGAACGACTGTGTTGGGGTATAAAAAGGATGTGTATGGAGGCGACAGAAGAGATATAGACGGACGTAGATACAG atttaaaaaaaggaaaactaCACCCGAACCAGAGATCGAAGAAGACATATCGGAGGAAGTGACCGAAAAAGTCAAAACAAAgccaaaaaacaaaatacaggtAGAAATAGGGAAACTTAAGCAGAAACAAGAAAG attggTAAACAAAGCGAGATTCAGACCAAGGCCTGGAAGGTACCATCCGAAGACGATACCACTGTCAAAGGCTAATAAAGAGTTTTATGATGAACGAAAATGGCCAGAGGGAGTCGTCAGATATATTATTAGCGAAGAAAATACTAAGAAAT atgaTTTAGAAGACCTAAGGAACCGTCTGGAAGAAGTGAACAGCATACTTCGAAGGAAAACGTGTGTGAAGCTTCTAGAAATATCTGAAGATGATGCTAAGAAATACAAAGACTATTTAGTGATAGATACAAGCCCAGATTACGTCACAGGAAGGGTCGGAGGGAGGCAG AATTTCGGCAGCATCGAGCTCTTTCGCGGTGGACAACACCGCCAGCACGCGGCCATGATGGCCATGGCGATGTTAGGCTTCTACTTCGAAGTGGCGCGCCACGACCGCGACAAACACATCAGGGTTCACATGAGGCATGTCAGGGCTG ACAAACTTCACCATTTTGAGAAAATACGGGAAGATGCCACTTTCCCTCTTCCCTACGACTACCAAAGCGCTACTCATCCAGCGTGGCAGTATTGGCGGAAAATTGGCAAGACTGGCATATCTTCTGTGGCTACTTATAAAGAACAG GACCCAGATGGTTCAGTAATGAAGTCCTTAGGACAAAACGAGGAACTTCTCTCCGATCTAGACATTTTGAAAATCAACAGCGTCTACggcattaa
- the LOC115452599 gene encoding heat shock protein 68, which yields MVAIGIDLGTTTTCAAVWRDGSVEIIPNEHGNRTTPSYVAFTETQALVGESAFHQASLNPRNTVFATKRLIGRRYDDIGVQMHLRHFPFKVSNVNGKPIISVEYKNQVKQFTSEEISSFILFRVKEIAESYLGVKISKAVITVPAYFNDSQRQATKNAGVIAGFQVLRVTNEPTAAALAYGLDKNLQGQNIMVYDLGGGTFDVSILSIKDGVFEVKATAGNTNLGGEDFDNRLVAYFIEDFRKKYNINITNHKSVRRLKCAAERTKKFLTSASEASVLVDSVYDGIDYTGKISRTLFEELCSDLFNDTLKPIQQALTDARLGKSDINKVILVGGSTRIPKVQRMLYDLFEGRVTASLNPDEAVAHGAAIQAAILSGERHEKIQDLLLIDVVPLSLGVETSRGVMYKIVERNTSIPCRLTKDLTTLDDYQNTMTIEIFEGERSLTKDNNLLGVFDLRGIPPAPRGVAKVDITFDIDANGILSVTAEDRSTGHKNGIIIKNENRLSQQEIGKMIADAELFREEDRENKRKLESRNQLETYIFNIKNTVKENKGNLTEEDAVFMEKESQLAMAWLDDNPDCLREEFERKLTELMRRWSVIMKKLSDMLKHRAKRQRSETYQKEINEHGATTIEEVHEHEFEATI from the coding sequence ATGGTCGCGATCGGAATTGATTTGGGGACTACGACGACTTGCGCGGCTGTGTGGAGGGACGGAAGTGTTGAAATAATACCAAACGAACACGGAAACAGGACGACGCCATCTTACGTTGCGTTTACGGAGACACAAGCGTTAGTAGGTGAGTCAGCATTCCACCAGGCATCTTTGAACCCTAGAAATACTGTCTTCGCCACTAAACGTCTTATAGGACGGCGGTACGATGACATCGGGGTTCAAATGCACCTCCGCCATTTTCCTTTCAAAGTCAGCAATGTCAACGGTAAGCCTATAATCTCAGTCGAATACAAAAATCAAGTGAAACAGTTCACTTCGGAGGAAATAAGCAGCTTCATACTTTTCAGGGTGAAAGAGATAGCGGAATCGTATTTAGGCGTGAAAATTAGCAAGGCAGTGATAACAGTTCCCGCGTATTTCAACGATTCGCAACGGCAAGCGACGAAGAACGCGGGCGTGATAGCTGGGTTCCAAGTTTTGAGGGTCACGAACGAGCCAACTGCAGCAGCGCTTGCCTACGGCTTGGACAAGAACTTACAAGGTCAAAATATAATGGTTTACGATCTAGGCGGAGGGACTTTCGACGTCTCAATTCTGAGCATAAAAGATGGCGTGTTCGAAGTGAAAGCTACTGCCGGAAACACGAATTTAGGTGGCGAAGATTTTGATAATAGACTTGTAGCTTATTTCATTGAGGATTTTAGAAAgaagtacaatataaatataaccaaCCATAAATCTGTGAGAAGGTTGAAATGTGCTGCGGAGAGGACGAAAAAGTTTTTGACATCGGCATCAGAGGCTTCAGTTTTAGTCGACTCGGTTTACGACGGAATAGATTATACTGGAAAGATCTCTAGAACTCTATTCGAAGAGTTGTGCTCTGATCTTTTTAATGACACGCTTAAGCCTATACAGCAAGCGCTGACTGACGCTAGACTGGGCAAAAGTGATATAAACAAAGTCATTCTTGTAGGAGGAAGTACCAGGATCCCAAAAGTGCAGAGGATGTTATACGACCTCTTTGAAGGGAGAGTGACGGCGTCTTTAAATCCTGATGAAGCAGTAGCACACGGCGCCGCAATCCAGGCAGCAATACTTAGTGGTGAACGACATGAGAAAATACAAGACTTACTTCTAATAGACGTCGTGCCTTTGTCGCTAGGCGTTGAGACATCCAGAGGCgttatgtataaaatagtaGAGCGGAACACGTCTATTCCATGTCGGTTAACTAAAGACTTAACGACTTTAGACGACTATCAAAACACAATGACAATAGAAATCTTTGAAGGCGAAAGAAGTTTGACCAAAGACAATAATTTGCTTGGAGTTTTTGATCTAAGAGGCATACCACCTGCTCCAAGGGGAGTCGCCAAAGTTGACATTACTTTTGATATAGACGCCAATGGTATTCTCAGTGTCACAGCGGAAGATCGAAGTACGGGCCATAAAAatggtattataataaaaaatgagaaTAGATTGAGTCAGCAAGAGATCGGGAAGATGATAGCAGATGCTGAACTCTTTAGAGAAGAAGATAGAGAGAACAAAAGAAAATTAGAGTCTAGAAATCAGTTGGAAACCTATATATTCAACATAAAGAATACAGTCAAAGAAAACAAAGGAAACCTAACCGAAGAAGATGCTGTCTTCATGGAGAAAGAAAGCCAGCTAGCTATGGCATGGCTAGACGATAACCCTGACTGCTTAAGGGAAGAGTTTGAAAGGAAATTGACAGAGCTCATGCGCCGCTGGTCTGTAATAATGAAAAAGTTATCTGATATGTTGAAACACCGCGCTAAGAGGCAGAGAAGTGAGACATATCAGAAAGAAATTAATGAGCATGGGGCAACTACAATCGAAGAGGTGCATGAACATGAATTTGAGGCTACTATTTAA